A window from Aliamphritea hakodatensis encodes these proteins:
- a CDS encoding phage major capsid protein → MLTIEQARRKRAEINAQIQELAAAEKAGTITAEQIEQFETLETEFKGLTQQINRLEAAEQMNAAAAEPVASFAAPAVHVKEEAKQYPGAAFARTAMAVAASKGDLNLAAKFAANEMGDKGLSMAIQTSADSGGTLIPRNTHSEVIELLRPRTVVRALGARAVPLPNGNLGLPRMAGGATSGYVGEGADVLATEASTDDVQLSAKSMITLVPISNQLIGQAGFNVEQLFLNDMLNAMAVREDKAFLRDDGTNNTPIGFKKVATDASRVMPWSGTADSDTVDAYLDSLILKLMESDSMLVNPGWAMAPRTFMKLSGLRDGNGNKLYPEMAQGMLKGWPIKHTTTIPVNMGTGSNESEIYFADWNDVVIGEDGAMSVDFSKEATYKDASGNLVSAFARNQSIIRVVNEHDVGFCHPEGLVMGSKVTW, encoded by the coding sequence ATGCTTACTATCGAACAAGCCCGCCGCAAGCGTGCGGAGATCAATGCACAGATTCAGGAACTGGCTGCTGCTGAAAAGGCTGGCACCATTACTGCTGAGCAAATTGAACAGTTTGAAACCCTTGAAACTGAGTTTAAAGGTCTGACTCAGCAGATTAACCGTCTGGAGGCAGCAGAGCAGATGAACGCTGCAGCGGCTGAACCTGTTGCTAGCTTTGCAGCACCTGCGGTGCATGTGAAAGAAGAAGCTAAGCAATACCCGGGAGCAGCGTTTGCGCGTACGGCAATGGCTGTGGCAGCGTCCAAAGGTGATCTGAATTTGGCCGCAAAGTTTGCAGCGAATGAGATGGGCGACAAGGGTCTGTCTATGGCAATTCAAACCTCTGCTGACAGCGGTGGAACTTTGATTCCCCGTAATACGCACAGTGAAGTTATTGAACTGCTGCGGCCTCGTACGGTTGTGCGGGCGCTGGGCGCGCGTGCCGTACCGCTGCCAAACGGTAACCTCGGCCTTCCGCGTATGGCGGGTGGTGCAACGTCTGGTTATGTTGGTGAAGGTGCGGATGTTCTGGCAACTGAAGCCAGCACAGATGATGTTCAGCTGTCAGCAAAAAGCATGATTACCCTGGTGCCTATTTCAAATCAGTTGATTGGACAGGCGGGCTTCAATGTGGAACAGCTGTTCCTTAATGACATGCTGAACGCAATGGCTGTGCGTGAAGATAAGGCATTCCTGCGGGATGACGGCACCAACAATACGCCGATCGGCTTCAAAAAAGTGGCGACGGATGCGTCTCGTGTTATGCCGTGGTCGGGTACTGCGGACTCTGATACTGTCGATGCGTATCTTGACAGCCTGATCCTGAAGCTGATGGAAAGCGACAGCATGCTGGTTAACCCTGGCTGGGCGATGGCACCGCGTACGTTCATGAAGCTTTCAGGCCTGCGTGATGGTAACGGTAATAAACTGTATCCAGAAATGGCACAGGGTATGCTGAAAGGCTGGCCGATCAAGCATACCACCACAATTCCTGTGAATATGGGCACAGGCTCCAATGAATCAGAAATCTACTTTGCAGACTGGAACGATGTAGTGATTGGTGAAGACGGGGCAATGAGCGTCGACTTCTCTAAAGAAGCCACCTACAAAGACGCTTCTGGCAATCTTGTATCAGCTTTTGCCCGTAACCAGTCAATCATTCGTGTTGTGAATGAGCACGATGTAGGCTTCTGTCATCCGGAAGGCCTGGTCATGGGTTCGAAGGTTACCTGGTAA
- a CDS encoding phage tail tube protein gives MLFRKKLLLAKIESVYATDSAPSESGNAILTKNLQIQLMQGNTVNRDVDRPTLGNDETYHTAPHTKVTFEVEVAGSGAAGTAPAYGALLRACGFSETINAGTDTVYQPVSKDFESATLYFYLDGDLHKLVGARGSVKISLGKDGLPMMSFEFTGLRKDPGTATMPVADWSAFETPVAVTDGNSAFSVHGYNAVMESLDIDISNNVVYRNVVGGESVQITDRSPSGSCTIESPDIATKDFHAIIAGHELGAMTFTHGKTPGNVVKFDMPKVQLLQPNIGDSDGIATLGLNLSVLPDAGDDDLKITVK, from the coding sequence ATGTTATTTCGGAAAAAATTACTACTTGCAAAGATTGAGTCTGTTTATGCAACAGATTCGGCGCCGTCAGAATCTGGTAATGCGATTCTTACTAAGAACCTGCAGATTCAGTTAATGCAGGGCAACACAGTTAACCGGGATGTTGACCGGCCAACGCTGGGCAATGATGAAACTTACCACACTGCGCCGCATACCAAGGTCACTTTTGAAGTTGAAGTGGCGGGTTCTGGTGCGGCAGGCACTGCGCCGGCTTACGGTGCTTTGCTTCGGGCTTGCGGCTTTTCTGAAACGATCAATGCAGGAACAGACACGGTTTATCAGCCTGTCAGTAAAGATTTTGAATCAGCCACTTTATATTTCTACCTGGACGGCGATTTACATAAGCTGGTTGGTGCCCGGGGGTCGGTCAAAATCTCACTCGGAAAAGACGGGTTGCCGATGATGTCATTCGAGTTTACTGGCCTGCGAAAGGATCCCGGTACAGCCACGATGCCCGTAGCTGATTGGTCAGCCTTTGAAACGCCGGTGGCGGTAACAGACGGTAATTCAGCATTTTCAGTGCATGGCTATAACGCTGTCATGGAGTCTTTAGATATCGATATCTCCAACAATGTTGTCTATCGCAATGTTGTAGGCGGCGAGTCGGTACAGATCACTGACCGCTCTCCTTCAGGTTCGTGCACGATTGAATCCCCGGATATCGCGACAAAAGATTTCCATGCAATTATTGCCGGCCATGAGCTGGGAGCAATGACCTTTACCCACGGCAAAACCCCCGGAAATGTCGTTAAGTTCGACATGCCGAAGGTTCAGCTGTTACAGCCAAACATTGGCGATAGTGACGGTATTGCAACGCTTGGATTGAATTTAAGTGTGCTTCCGGATGCTGGCGACGATGATCTGAAAATCACAGTTAAGTAA
- a CDS encoding phage head closure protein, which yields MSVVLRHQVQIKQPVMGRGEYGGEQVESYDVFLNKARARVRVVSAKEEDQADQTQNPIVYEVILRYRPGITENMVVVWKSKFGDKSLNIKGIKPDVKQVYLTLLCEAA from the coding sequence ATGAGTGTCGTTCTTCGCCATCAGGTCCAGATCAAGCAGCCGGTGATGGGCCGCGGTGAATACGGCGGCGAGCAAGTCGAATCATATGATGTTTTTCTGAACAAGGCCCGGGCCCGGGTAAGGGTTGTTTCTGCAAAAGAAGAGGATCAGGCGGATCAAACTCAAAATCCAATCGTGTATGAAGTAATTCTGCGTTACAGGCCCGGGATAACTGAAAACATGGTTGTTGTATGGAAAAGCAAGTTCGGTGATAAATCCCTAAATATCAAAGGAATAAAGCCTGATGTTAAACAGGTTTATTTGACTCTGCTGTGTGAGGCTGCTTGA
- a CDS encoding head-tail connector protein: MAVTIKTEPVDLAVELSLVKKHCQIDDDITDDDDLLTAYIHAAHQLCQTITGRYFGNHTLLFKGRLSDEIELAADLQTVASVKYRNCEGSQQVISESDYGVSTSGLVGFVRPYGVVSDVHKKDPEPVTIEFVAGMPVPKTVVQAILLLVSHWYENRQAVGRVTEETEYSVNALLKHYRVINI, encoded by the coding sequence ATGGCAGTTACTATCAAAACAGAACCAGTTGATTTGGCTGTTGAATTATCGCTGGTGAAGAAACATTGCCAGATTGATGATGACATTACGGATGATGACGATCTCTTAACGGCGTACATACATGCGGCCCATCAGCTATGCCAGACGATTACTGGCCGATACTTTGGAAACCACACGTTACTGTTTAAGGGGCGTTTGTCGGATGAAATAGAATTGGCGGCGGATCTTCAAACAGTGGCGTCAGTTAAATATCGGAACTGTGAAGGTAGCCAGCAAGTTATATCTGAGTCGGATTATGGAGTATCTACTTCTGGGCTCGTCGGCTTTGTCAGACCATACGGGGTTGTATCGGATGTTCATAAAAAGGATCCAGAGCCGGTTACTATAGAGTTTGTCGCCGGTATGCCAGTTCCTAAGACCGTAGTTCAAGCCATTTTATTATTGGTTTCCCATTGGTATGAAAACCGCCAGGCAGTTGGGCGAGTGACCGAAGAAACAGAATATTCCGTGAATGCTCTGCTGAAACATTACCGAGTGATAAATATATGA